One genomic window of Papilio machaon chromosome 17, ilPapMach1.1, whole genome shotgun sequence includes the following:
- the LOC106721588 gene encoding uncharacterized protein LOC106721588, with protein MSACKKSMPVIIKLDIGDQLTSISCGHIVVELIKFIAYQRLQIPYSYQWLKQVVNKKRQCIEAKDTFQSEKHFHVASSALENLDFIIKSLLKEIDGPTVPGEVCIALGGTPDTSKEVYRLLLPSYCHKSQCHSKHIASDQKIQMNVFRTLVTSDVLSKVFQNTLPPTNLHVLLKKKNSTCDVVCTDSFVLFNGYRLPRSAKVVVIDFRTESHENLSCCNNFEVFEEVITKNLTDLKICDNENDVEDFNEIESSSTMSWYQSCYVMKGFRDCIVSGSSITNKWLHL; from the exons atgagtgCGTGTAAAAAATCTATGCCCGTTATTATCAAATTAGATATCGGGGACCAGTTAACATCCATCTCATGTGGTCATATCGTTGTTGAGTTGATAAAGTTTATAGCATATCAAAGACTTCAAATACCTTATAGTTATCAATGGCTTAAACAGGttgtaaataagaaaagaCAATGCATAGAGGCAAAAGATACATTCCAGtccgaaaaacattttcacgTAGCTTCTAGTGCTTTggaaaatttagattttatcattaag agTTTGTTGAAGGAGATAGATGGACCAACTGTGCCTGGCGAAGTTTGCATTGCCCTGGGCGGTACACCAGACACAAGTAAGGAGGTTTACCGCCTTCTTCTACCAAGCTATTGCCATAAGTCACAGTGCCATTCTAAGCATATAGCATCAGATCAGAAAATACAAATGAATGTGTTCAG GACTTTGGTTACATCAGATGTATTGAGCAAAGTTTTTCAAAACACACTGCCTCCAACAAACTTGCATGTGTTATTAAAGAAGAAGAATAGTACATGTGATGTAGTGTGTACAgacagttttgttttatttaatggaTATAGATTGCCACGGAGTGCTAAGGTTGTTGTTATAGATTTTAGGACTGAGAGCCATGAAAATCTTTCATGTTGCAATAACTTTGAAGTTTTTGAAgaagttattacaaaaaatttgactgatttaaaaatttgtgatAATGAAAATGATGTTGAAGATTTTAACGAAATAGAATCAAGCAGTACAATGAGTTGGTACCAGTCTTGTTATGTTATGAAAGGATTTAGAGATTGTATAGTTAGTGGCAGTTCTATCACAAATAAATGGTTACATTTGTGA
- the LOC106721555 gene encoding 63 kDa chaperonin, mitochondrial, with the protein MLHLRYVLQLNIKNKTHKITQRFYAKEVKFGSKVRSLMLQGVDVLADAVAVTMGPKGRNVIIEQKFGPPKITKDGATVAKSIELKNKFQNIGAKLLQNIANKTNEEAGDGTTTATVLARAIAREGSDSILKGANPIEIRKGIILAVDIVTEKLKAMSRLVQTPEEIEQVATLSANGDSSVGKLITAAISRVGKDGLVAVKEGKTLDNGLEIIEGMSFKRGFISPYFINSLKGPRVEYNDALVLYSDKKIFTAQQIIPALEVAGTHKKPLLIIAEDYETEPLSLLVLNKLKIGLPVVAVKSPGIGQHRKNLLEDMATATGGVIFEDNSNLIRLEDCQLESLGKVGEIVVTKNSTLMLRGEGDREEIEQRIEQLRQEFENTKIDFDKKRLLERISMLKSVVAVLLVGGSSEVEISEKSDRINDALSATRAALAEGIVPGGGVALLRCIPALEEIKPNNQDQATGIEIVKQALSAPCLTIANNAGLEGPVIVSKVKSMRGGWGYDALNNEFVNLFDKGIVDPTKVVRSALSDASGIASLLTTAEAVICDFSKTVPKPMKLRDHNREISFANTC; encoded by the coding sequence ATGCTCCATTTACGATATGTATtacaattaaacattaaaaataaaacccaTAAAATCACTCAACGTTTTTATGCGAAGGAAGTTAAATTTGGCTCCAAGGTTAGATCGTTAATGCTTCAAGGAGTCGATGTTCTTGCCGACGCTGTTGCAGTGACTATGGGACCGAAAGGACGCAATGTTATTATAGAACAAAAATTTGGACCACCGAAAATAACTAAAGATGGTGCAACTGTAGCGAAAAGCATAGAGTTGaagaataaatttcaaaatattggTGCGAAACTCCTACAAAATATAGCAAATAAGACTAACGAAGAAGCTGGAGATGGAACCACAACTGCTACCGTTTTAGCTAGAGCAATAGCAAGGGAAGGTTCagatagtattttaaaaggcGCAAATCCAATTGAAATTAGAAAAGGTATAATATTAGCTGTTGATATTGTCACAGAAAAACTCAAGGCAATGTCCAGATTAGTTCAAACACCTGAAGAGATAGAACAAGTCGCTACATTGTCTGCAAATGGTGATTCATCGGTAGGAAAACTTATAACAGCAGCTATAAGTAGAGTGGGAAAAGATGGTCTTGTGGCAGTAAAAGAAGGTAAAACTTTAGACAATGGATTAGAAATAATTGAAGGTATGTCTTTTAAACGAGGATTTATTTcgccttattttattaactccCTTAAAGGTCCTAGAGTTGAGTATAATGATGCTCTTGTTCTTTATTCtgacaagaaaatatttactgcACAACAAATAATTCCGGCTTTAGAAGTTGCAGGGACACATAAAAAACCATTACTTATAATAGCCGAAGATTATGAGACGGAACCTTTATCTCTTTTAGTCCTTAACAAACTAAAGATAGGTTTACCAGTTGTAGCCGTCAAAAGTCCTGGTATAGGACAACACAGAAAGAATCTGCTAGAAGATATGGCCACGGCTACAGGAGGAGTCATTTTCGAAGATAATTCTAATTTGATTCGACTTGAAGATTGCCAATTAGAAAGCCTTGGCAAGGTCGGAGAAAtagttgttacaaaaaattcgACATTGATGCTTAGAGGAGAAGGTGATAGAGAGGAGATAGAACAGCGCATTGAACAGCTTCGACAGGAGTTTGAAAATACGAAAatcgattttgataaaaagcGCTTATTAGAACGCATCTCAATGTTAAAATCAGTAGTAGCTGTTTTGCTCGTAGGAGGTAGTAGCGAAGTAGAAATTAGTGAAAAATCAGATCGGATCAACGATGCTCTTAGCGCAACACGTGCTGCACTTGCTGAAGGCATTGTCCCAGGAGGTGGAGTAGCATTACTACGATGTATTCCTGCTCTTGAAGAAATAAAACCTAATAATCAAGATCAGGCTACTGGAATAGAGATTGTCAAACAAGCTCTAAGTGCTCCATGTTTAACAATTGCAAATAATGCGGGGCTCGAGGGACCAGTAATTGTATCTAAAGTAAAATCTATGCGTGGTGGATGGGGCTACGATGCGctaaataatgaatttgtaaatttatttgataaaggtATAGTAGATCCAACTAAAGTAGTGAGGAGCGCACTAAGTGATGCTAGTGGCATTGCATCTTTACTTACTACCGCAGAAGCTGTTATTTGTGACTTTTCAAAAACTGTACCAAAGCCCATGAAACTCCGTGATCATAATCGTGAAATATCCTTCGCAAAcacttgttaa
- the LOC106721574 gene encoding beta-1,3-galactosyltransferase 5, translating to MFDAIPVVSTVVGHTLDNDFIINDKNDSDCLPTSDASISHCRSRDRGTARADATAPVRSRTTSSNKQYENIIIAITGNNHYIRNVIIKPNITCHFNRLFVILVTSYVGHVELRSAHRRAMSADRLKSMNATRIFLLAKIPKKEKYITQEAIIDESDIFGDILQGGFTEDYRNLTHKHLMGLQWASTFCNTSFILKVDDDIVFNLNQSYNFMTKIKDEKNVLIGYMLNNTLPRRNKHNKWYVTQKEYSGNIYPPYLSGWYYIMSSNIASLITQEAPYHYQFWIDDIFVTGILSEFLGIKLKHLPKDYWLEYYELLECCLKDMLIKSIQCEYVVGPNGGRNELIVEFNDTLEKCKRKNCTLRSDNQPLNKVCINYRERTIFGDGKAVIQNVKL from the exons ATGTTTG ACGCGATCCCTGTGGTCTCTACAGTAGTCGGTCACACTCTTGATAACGACTTcattattaatgataaaaatgacagcGACTGTTTGCCTACCAGCGACGCGTCAATTAGCCATTGCCGCTCCCGAGACAGAGGAACTGCACGCGCTGACGCGACAGCGCCCGTGCGCTCTCGCACTAC aagttcaaataaacaatatgaaaatataattattgcaaTAACAGGAAACAATCACTACATCagaaatgttattataaaacctAATATAACTTGTCAct tcaATCGTCTTTTTGTTATTCTTGTAACTTCTTATGTGGGCCATGTAGAACTTAGGAGTGCTCATCGAAGAGCTATGTCGGCAGATCGTTTAAAATCTATGAATGCGACCAGGATATTCCTCTTGGCAAAGATACcgaaaaaagaaaa ATACATAACACAAGAAGCAATAATTGATGAGAGTGACATTTTTGGTGATATACTACAAGGTGGCTTCACAGAAGACTATAGAAACCTAACACACAAACACCTCATGGGTCTGCAATGGGCATCAACCTTTTGTAACACTTCATTTATACTTAAAGTTGATGACGATATTGTATTCAATTTGAATCAAAGTTATAACTTTATGACCAAAATAAAAGATGAGAAAAATGTACTAATAGGTTACATGTTAAATAACACATTGCCTAGACGAAATAAGCATAACAAATGGTATGTCACTCAAAAAGAATATTCTGGAAATATCTATCCACCATATTTGTCGGGTTGGTACTACATCATGTCAAGCAATATTGCATCTCTTATAACTCAGGAGGCCCCATATCATTATCAGTTTTGGATAGATGATATATTTGTGACAGGAATATTATCAGAATTTCtaggtattaaattaaagcatTTACCAAAGGATTACTGGCTGGAATACTATGAATTATTAGAATGTTGTTTAAAAGACATGTTGATAAAATCAATACAATGTGAATATGTTGTTGGACCTAATGGAGGTAGAAATGAATTAATAGTAGAATTTAATGATACCTTAGAAAAATGTAAGAGAAAAAATTGCACATTAAGATCTGACAATCAGCCTTTGAACAAAGTCTGTATTAATTATAGAGAGAGAACTATCTTTGGTGATGGTAAAGCTGtgatacaaaatgttaaattatag